attgaaccccgcacctcagaactgtgaggctgacgctctaaccagtcggccaccgtgccgcctaaaaaacaataaagtagtgaattcaattaaatataggtcgaacatggtttgcaaatcattgtattgtttttatttatgtttaacacaacatcccaattcATTGTAATTGGTGTTTCATTAGGTGAGCCGATTTGTTTAACTGGACCCTGACCATATCAGTACTTGCCATGCAACGTTACACAATACTCATATACTTGCAAACATTTGGGTTTCTTATCAAAGTCAACATTGATGGGTCAAACGTCACTAGCACAAAGGCCGCAACCAATCCCCTACAAAAGGCAGCGATCCAACCGTCTCTTCTTTGGTCTGCTGCCATGTTTGTACGCGTCGCAGTTGTGTTGGTGATAACGGTGGTGGTCGTGCATTGCGGCCCTGCTCAGCTGCTGGACCGCCAGGCCGAGCTGGACGGCATCCGTGCGGCTGTGGAGGACCTGAAGACCGATAGACGAGGTGACGCTGCACTAACTGACTAGTCTGCACATACTCAGTGTGACTTGTTTCTCTGTGGTAACAGCCATGATGCAGCGTCTGGAAAGGGCCGAGAGGGAACTGAACGCAGTCCAAGGTATGCCCGGAAAATCTCCTTTTATGCTGTTCTGCCTCTGATACTATGTGAGAAATGTTGCGGCTTTGTGCAGTTAGATAATTACTTTCATTCAGTTACAATATCTTTCGACACAAAGGGGCTTACCCAGTGAGTCttgggtgttaaacttcacactctAGTTGTAGCTGCCCACTGATACTGATATTTCATCAGAGGCTGGGAAAAATCTATGAGAAAGCCATCATAGATGGCCAGTGTGAAAGCTTTTGACTATAGCCGCTTTTACACTGGCTTGCAAGTAAACCCAAACCTTGCTTGAACAGAAACTCCAAAGGTTGCCTTTGCTGCCTCCCTGGGCGGAAACGGCATCCAGAAGACGACGTCCGGAAACCGAGATCTGATCTACAGGGATGTCCTGACCAACGTCGGCGGGGCTTATAACGCAGAGACGGGTAAGCCCTCAGTCGCCACTATGACACGTCATGATGATCAACAACATTGTCCACGACATCCTCCAGGCACGTTCACTGCGCCCATTCGTGGCGTCTACTATGTCCGATTCACTGCCAATGCGCCCACTGACTTCACCATGAGTGCTGTGATGTACAAGAACGACGTCGAGATCCAGCTCATCGCTCACGAGCAGCCATCCGGCCAGGGCAGCGACACGGCATCCAACGGCGCTGCCCTGCTGCTGGAGAAGGGTGACAAGCTGAAGATGATGCTGTGGCACAACACACAGATCTGGGACAACAGCAACCACCACAGCACCTTCAGCGGATTTCTAATTTTCCCACTGTACGGAAATCCATTTGAGCATTCatttgatatccttgatataCATCTTaaagtccatgtactagtagaggttgaaccgattagtcgATACCACTTCGCAATGACGGTTAGCGCTTTAACTCAATCGGCAGTCCTGCGTTTCGGCACTGACAACATGGGGTACCACCaacgtgtggaaatattttactaaaaattACACCAGTAGCACaatcacttgcaaaatatgctaACACCCCAAAACACCCGTATGATCAACTGCTTTTGCTTGTTGCCTCCAAAGGATTGATGAAGCTCCGATGGCGTTTGACATCGAGTCAGAGATGAAAAGTCTTCAGGCTTCAATGACACAGCTCCAAACAGAGAACACAGgtattccttttcttttttttcaacacaaagtgTGTTGTTCAAAGCGGAACTAACCATTGCGTGTCGGCAGAACTCAAAGAACGATTGGAGAGCACCGAGATGGAGATGAAGAAGATGAGAGGTCAGTTTCGAATACTTGGTCATCCTGCTTTGTGCTACTGATGACTcgtcaaatattttgtgttttttgtcgcTCTGTTGCAGATGTACCAAAGGTGGCGTTTGCGGCATCTCTAGGCGGCAACGGCCTCCAGAAGACCACGTCTGGAATGAAGAAGCTCCTCTTCAAGGACGTCCTCACCAACGTCGGTGAGGCGTACGACCCGGAGACAGGTCAGTGGTCCCTTTATTCCTTCGGCTGTTGGTCAGGGCCAGCGAAACATTcactgctttttttattttccaaactaaatgaaaaaatgtcttcaaagaaattgtattaatttaatgCCAACAGCCTATTCTCttaatttttatgtttttgtcctccatcttgtgcctagaaactatgttaaagtgagttacAGATcttcatatcagaatcagaatcatctttatttgccaagtatgtccaaaacacacaaggaatttgtctccggtagttggagccgctctagtacaacagacagtcaatttacagaacactttggagacataaagacattgacaaaaaacaattgtacaaaaagtcctctagcacttagagcagttcgaatgactaatattgcaatagtccggtgcaatgaccattgtgcaaagggcgctgagacttcaaggagtgtatgcggtttaaagtgacgagtagtgtgataatctgggacaatgttggttgtgcaaatgttacagatactcctcaatcagtgtgc
The genomic region above belongs to Phyllopteryx taeniolatus isolate TA_2022b chromosome 6, UOR_Ptae_1.2, whole genome shotgun sequence and contains:
- the LOC133479659 gene encoding heavy metal-binding protein HIP-like produces the protein MFVRVAVVLVITVVVVHCGPAQLLDRQAELDGIRAAVEDLKTDRRAMMQRLERAERELNAVQETPKVAFAASLGGNGIQKTTSGNRDLIYRDVLTNVGGAYNAETGTFTAPIRGVYYVRFTANAPTDFTMSAVMYKNDVEIQLIAHEQPSGQGSDTASNGAALLLEKGDKLKMMLWHNTQIWDNSNHHSTFSGFLIFPLIDEAPMAFDIESEMKSLQASMTQLQTENTELKERLESTEMEMKKMRDVPKVAFAASLGGNGLQKTTSGMKKLLFKDVLTNVGEAYDPETGYFTAPVRGVYYVRFTANAPTNFPMSAVLYKNDLNVELIAHEQPSGEGSDTASNGATLLLEKGDNLSLYLWHDTQIWDNSNHHSTFSGFLLFPQ